The following are from one region of the Amycolatopsis sp. QT-25 genome:
- a CDS encoding NAD(P)/FAD-dependent oxidoreductase: MRAKTRILVIGGGPAGSTAAGLLAKEGFEVTLLEREHFPRYHIGESLLPSCRPILERLGVWDKIAAAGFQPKGGAYYFWGPEEWEVRFRPHGRDGSTSAWQVIRADFDKILLDHAREVGVEVHEGIAVKKLDFDGDRPVAAHWAEAKNTANSGRIEFDYLVDASGRGGVLATKYLKNRKFHNVFRNVAAWSYWKDAKELDRGPRGAITVASVGDGWFWGIPLPDGTMSVGLVTGRDSFNAARNELGGVDPVYHKAIGDCPAIQQLLVEAEQVTEVKVEQDYSYAAEQFQGPGYLLAGDAACFLDPLLSTGVHLGTYSALIGTAAIGSVLRGEISEPEAWDFYEVVYRRAYERLLVLVSTFYESYRGKEHHFFRAQQLSEKDWAGMDVQAAFDRFVTGIADLEDTEEVYRRIQGHLLGDESGKHNPLDNLNRVHEHKQAPEKPEKAINGLYLSYEPQIGIRRA, from the coding sequence ATGCGCGCAAAGACCCGGATCCTCGTGATCGGCGGCGGACCGGCGGGTTCCACCGCTGCCGGGCTGCTGGCCAAAGAGGGATTCGAAGTCACCCTTCTCGAGCGGGAACATTTCCCGCGCTACCACATCGGCGAATCGCTGCTGCCCTCGTGCCGTCCGATCCTCGAACGTCTCGGCGTCTGGGACAAGATCGCGGCGGCCGGGTTCCAGCCCAAAGGCGGCGCCTACTACTTCTGGGGACCCGAAGAGTGGGAGGTGCGCTTCCGGCCGCACGGCCGTGACGGCAGCACCAGCGCGTGGCAGGTCATCCGCGCCGATTTCGACAAGATCCTGCTCGACCACGCGCGCGAGGTCGGTGTCGAGGTCCACGAGGGCATCGCGGTGAAGAAACTCGACTTCGACGGCGACCGCCCGGTCGCGGCGCACTGGGCCGAGGCCAAGAACACGGCCAACAGCGGCCGGATCGAATTCGACTACCTCGTCGACGCCTCCGGCCGCGGTGGCGTGCTGGCCACCAAGTACCTGAAGAACCGCAAGTTCCACAACGTGTTCCGCAACGTCGCCGCCTGGTCGTACTGGAAGGACGCGAAGGAACTCGACCGCGGGCCGCGTGGCGCGATCACCGTCGCCTCGGTCGGTGACGGCTGGTTCTGGGGGATCCCGCTGCCCGACGGCACGATGAGCGTCGGGCTGGTCACCGGCCGGGACTCGTTCAACGCCGCGCGCAACGAACTCGGCGGCGTGGATCCGGTGTACCACAAGGCGATCGGCGACTGCCCGGCGATACAGCAGCTGCTGGTCGAGGCCGAGCAGGTCACCGAGGTCAAGGTCGAGCAGGACTATTCGTACGCGGCCGAGCAGTTCCAGGGCCCCGGCTACCTGCTCGCCGGCGACGCCGCCTGCTTCCTCGACCCCCTGCTGTCGACCGGCGTGCACCTGGGCACCTACAGCGCGCTGATCGGCACCGCCGCGATCGGCAGCGTCCTGCGCGGTGAGATCAGCGAACCCGAGGCCTGGGACTTCTACGAGGTCGTGTACCGCCGCGCCTACGAACGGCTGCTGGTGCTGGTGTCGACCTTCTACGAGAGCTACCGCGGCAAGGAGCACCACTTCTTCCGCGCGCAGCAGCTGTCCGAAAAGGACTGGGCGGGAATGGACGTGCAGGCCGCGTTCGACCGGTTCGTCACGGGTATCGCCGATCTCGAGGACACCGAGGAGGTCTACCGCCGGATCCAGGGTCACCTGCTCGGTGACGAAAGCGGCAAGCACAACCCGCTGGACAACCTCAACCGCGTGCACGAGCACAAGCAGGCGCCGGAGAAGCCCGAAAAGGCGATCAACGGGCTGTACCTGAGCTACGAGCCGCAGATCGGCATCCGGCGCGCGTGA
- a CDS encoding NAD(P)/FAD-dependent oxidoreductase: MPERFDVIVIGGGPAGATCAGLLAKEGRTVLVLERERFPRYHIGESLIPVGMRPLQELDLLDRMEARGFERKYGGSLVWGNRDVPWNFSFMKAAEGTYAYHTRRADLDTLILDRARELGAYVVEETTVKDVLQSDTGRVTGVRFTLRGSAGDYEASASLVVDASGQSRVIGRKFSDITWHNELRNVAVWTYYDNCDRLPGDEWTNILIEGTADGWFWGIPIDKGTMSVGYVTKSDLANADDQSLEQLFLSERDKTTRLKGLLANARQHAGYRTARDWSYTNETFYGDGWVLVGDAAAFVDPLFSTGVALATLAGSSLSKVVDKILDHPAIEEKALDRYAGNYRAFFDEIRNFVERFYDRTKYKEYYYDLAQEVVDPEQLHAPSIDFVTLVSGLSGKHPLLKINLDDLIANVTEP; this comes from the coding sequence ATGCCCGAGCGGTTCGACGTCATCGTCATCGGTGGCGGCCCGGCGGGCGCGACCTGCGCCGGTCTCCTCGCGAAGGAGGGGCGTACGGTCCTGGTCCTCGAGCGCGAACGGTTCCCCCGCTACCACATCGGCGAATCGCTGATCCCGGTCGGGATGCGCCCGCTGCAGGAACTGGACCTGCTCGATCGCATGGAAGCCCGCGGCTTCGAACGCAAGTACGGCGGCAGCCTGGTGTGGGGCAACCGGGACGTGCCATGGAACTTCTCGTTCATGAAGGCCGCGGAGGGCACCTACGCCTACCACACCCGCCGCGCCGACCTCGACACGCTGATCCTCGACCGCGCCCGCGAACTCGGCGCGTACGTCGTGGAGGAGACGACGGTCAAGGACGTGCTCCAGTCCGACACCGGCCGGGTCACCGGTGTCCGGTTCACCCTGCGCGGTTCGGCGGGCGACTACGAGGCCAGCGCCTCGCTGGTCGTCGACGCGTCCGGCCAGTCCCGCGTGATCGGCCGGAAGTTCAGCGACATCACCTGGCACAACGAGCTCCGCAACGTCGCGGTCTGGACCTACTACGACAACTGCGACCGGCTGCCCGGTGACGAGTGGACCAACATCCTCATCGAAGGCACCGCCGACGGATGGTTCTGGGGCATCCCGATCGACAAGGGCACGATGAGCGTCGGCTACGTGACCAAGTCGGACCTCGCCAACGCGGACGACCAGTCGCTGGAGCAGCTCTTCCTGAGCGAGCGGGACAAGACCACCCGGCTCAAGGGGCTGCTGGCCAACGCCCGTCAGCACGCGGGGTACCGGACGGCGCGGGACTGGTCCTACACCAACGAAACCTTCTACGGTGACGGCTGGGTGCTCGTCGGCGACGCCGCCGCTTTCGTCGACCCGCTGTTCTCCACCGGTGTCGCGCTCGCGACGCTGGCGGGCAGCTCATTGTCCAAAGTGGTCGACAAGATCCTGGACCACCCGGCCATCGAGGAGAAGGCGCTCGACCGGTACGCCGGCAACTACCGCGCCTTCTTCGACGAGATCCGCAACTTCGTCGAGCGCTTCTACGACCGGACGAAGTACAAGGAGTACTACTACGACCTCGCGCAAGAGGTCGTGGACCCGGAGCAGCTCCACGCGCCGAGCATCGACTTCGTCACGCTGGTCTCCGGCCTGTCGGGCAAACACCCGCTGTTGAAGATCAATCTCGACGACCTGATCGCGAACGTCACCGAGCCCTGA
- a CDS encoding cation:proton antiporter: MESKPGTGHRSLFVYIGLVVVPVVVAIVLLARGDDGDVVATAKASSGPSLAQLLLAIAVVVGACKVVGWLAQRIGQPAVIGEITAGVLLGPSVLGALWPSGAAVLIPPAVVPQLNVVAQLGVIFFVFLAGLELNTRLLRGRGRLALVVSHVSIALPFLLGVGLAMVAYTRFSPPGGGFLPFALFFGVSMSITALPVLVRILHEIGLFRSEIGVVTLTCAVVDDVTAWSLLALVIALTTASSLFGVVLTVLLTAAFVALLGLVVRPLLRKLVTRVPVASLQKAAPLSVVGVLVCAMATEWIGVHAMFGAFVFGVVFPRDNPIATWLHDKAGGLTTALMLPLFFAYSGLRTDIGLLSGGGAWLWCGAILLVAVAGKFGGSALAARAVGENWNRSLQVGALMNCRGLTELVVLNIGLDLGVLSPTLFTMLVIMALVSTAMAAPMATWFARRDGQNVVDFLDRTSERAAA; this comes from the coding sequence GTGGAAAGCAAACCCGGCACCGGCCACCGGTCGCTGTTCGTCTACATAGGACTGGTCGTGGTGCCCGTCGTGGTCGCGATCGTCCTGCTGGCCCGTGGCGACGATGGTGACGTCGTCGCCACGGCGAAGGCGTCCTCCGGGCCGTCGCTGGCGCAACTGCTGCTGGCGATCGCCGTGGTGGTCGGCGCCTGCAAGGTGGTGGGCTGGCTGGCCCAGCGGATCGGGCAGCCCGCGGTGATCGGCGAGATCACCGCGGGCGTCCTGCTCGGTCCGTCGGTGCTCGGCGCGCTGTGGCCTTCGGGCGCGGCCGTACTGATCCCGCCCGCGGTGGTGCCGCAGCTCAACGTCGTGGCGCAGCTCGGCGTGATCTTCTTCGTGTTCCTCGCCGGGCTGGAGCTGAACACCCGGCTGCTGCGCGGACGCGGACGGCTCGCGCTGGTCGTCAGCCACGTCAGCATCGCGCTGCCGTTCCTGCTCGGCGTCGGGCTCGCCATGGTCGCCTACACTCGGTTCTCCCCACCCGGCGGCGGATTCCTGCCGTTCGCGCTCTTCTTCGGCGTGTCGATGAGCATCACGGCGTTGCCGGTGCTGGTGCGGATCCTGCACGAGATCGGGCTCTTCCGCAGCGAGATCGGCGTGGTGACGCTGACCTGCGCGGTGGTCGACGACGTGACGGCGTGGAGCCTGCTGGCGCTGGTGATCGCGCTGACCACCGCGTCCTCGCTGTTCGGCGTGGTGCTGACGGTCCTGCTGACGGCGGCGTTCGTCGCACTGCTCGGCCTGGTCGTCCGGCCGCTGCTGCGAAAACTCGTGACGCGGGTTCCGGTGGCGAGCCTGCAGAAAGCCGCGCCGCTTTCGGTGGTCGGCGTGCTGGTGTGCGCGATGGCGACCGAATGGATCGGCGTGCACGCGATGTTCGGCGCGTTCGTGTTCGGCGTGGTCTTCCCCAGGGACAACCCGATCGCGACCTGGCTGCACGACAAGGCAGGGGGGCTGACGACGGCGTTGATGCTGCCGTTGTTCTTCGCCTACAGCGGGTTGCGCACCGACATCGGCCTGCTCTCCGGCGGCGGCGCGTGGCTCTGGTGCGGCGCGATCCTGCTGGTGGCCGTCGCGGGCAAGTTCGGCGGCTCGGCACTGGCCGCGCGTGCGGTCGGCGAGAACTGGAACCGCTCGCTGCAGGTGGGCGCGTTGATGAACTGCCGCGGCCTGACCGAATTGGTCGTCCTCAACATCGGGCTCGACCTCGGCGTGCTGTCCCCGACGCTGTTCACCATGCTGGTGATCATGGCGCTGGTCTCGACCGCGATGGCGGCGCCGATGGCGACCTGGTTCGCCCGGCGCGACGGCCAGAACGTGGTGGATTTCCTCGACCGCACCTCCGAGCGTGCGGCGGCTTGA